The following proteins are encoded in a genomic region of Pseudodesulfovibrio mercurii:
- a CDS encoding potassium channel family protein, translating to MLRLHARLGSLWSIVLGAVYLCVIFLLGIGFYMIYEHWDLGSAFYMVVITLSTVGFMEVNQLSPEGRVFTAFLIMLGVGGFVYIAGAFAQVLIDGRLQILWGKHKMMKMISKLRNHFIVCGHGRIGSIVVQEIMADGHDVVVIENDRALIDKMEQDGILCIEGDATSDAVLMSAGLPYAKSLISAVTSEAANVYVTLTARQLNPKISIVARAGDKSHISRLELAGADRVVLPHFIGGLRMAQSVLRPTVTNFLELAVRGSIDLQMEELPVSAESELVGKDLIESKIRANFNLIIIAIKKESGEMVFNPGPKEVIQANDTLLAVGKKTNLAELREIL from the coding sequence ATGTTGCGCTTGCACGCGCGGCTGGGCTCCTTGTGGAGCATCGTGCTCGGCGCGGTCTATCTCTGCGTGATCTTCCTGCTCGGCATCGGCTTCTACATGATCTACGAGCACTGGGACCTGGGCAGCGCCTTCTACATGGTGGTCATCACCCTCTCCACCGTGGGCTTCATGGAGGTCAACCAGCTCTCCCCGGAAGGGCGCGTCTTCACGGCCTTCCTGATCATGCTCGGCGTGGGCGGCTTCGTGTACATCGCGGGCGCCTTCGCCCAGGTGCTCATCGACGGGCGACTGCAAATTCTGTGGGGTAAGCATAAGATGATGAAGATGATCAGCAAGTTAAGGAACCATTTTATTGTCTGCGGCCACGGCCGCATCGGCAGCATCGTGGTCCAGGAGATCATGGCCGACGGCCACGACGTGGTGGTCATCGAGAATGATCGGGCCCTGATCGACAAGATGGAGCAGGACGGCATCCTGTGCATCGAGGGGGACGCCACCAGCGACGCCGTGCTCATGAGCGCCGGGCTGCCCTACGCCAAGTCCCTGATCTCGGCCGTGACCAGCGAGGCGGCCAACGTCTACGTCACCCTGACCGCCCGCCAGCTCAACCCGAAAATTTCCATCGTGGCCCGGGCCGGGGACAAGTCGCACATCTCCCGCCTGGAGCTGGCCGGGGCGGACCGGGTGGTCCTGCCGCATTTCATCGGCGGGCTGCGCATGGCCCAGAGCGTGCTCCGACCCACGGTGACCAACTTTCTCGAACTGGCCGTGCGCGGCAGCATCGACCTCCAGATGGAGGAACTCCCGGTGTCGGCCGAGTCCGAACTGGTGGGCAAGGACCTCATCGAATCCAAGATCAGGGCCAACTTCAACCTGATCATCATCGCCATCAAGAAGGAGTCCGGGGAGATGGTCTTCAACCCGGGCCCCAAGGAAGTCATCCAGGCCAACGACACCCTGCTGGCCGTGGGCAAGAAGACCAATCTGGCTGAACTCAGAGAAATTTTGTAA
- the ligA gene encoding NAD-dependent DNA ligase LigA, which translates to MVPESVAERVAELRQKIDHHNYRYYVLDDPEISDQEFDVLFRELAALEAEHPELDDPNSPTRRVGGEPASGFTPYEHALRLYSLDNAMDLDAWYAFHERVAKGVGRADVAYWADPKMDGLALEVIYENGRYVRAATRGDGLVGEDVTANMRTVMNLPLSLHGDDVPELLEVRGEVVMANRDFAALNARQEEKGEKVFANPRNAAAGTIRQLDPKVAASRPLRFMAYGVGRVEWPGRASDWATQQALMEGLRDLGFAIPPDVKLCASAKAVADYFQQLGAIRATLPFEIDGMVAKVNDREMQEALGYTARAPRWALALKFPAHQTRTRLNAIRVQVGRTGVLTPVAELEPVELAGVVVSNATLHNKGYIAERDLRVGDTVLIQRAGDVIPQVLSADLEQRPENAEPFVFPMVCPVCESPAVEDGERVVCTNPACPAKTVQRLIHFVSKAGMDMEGVGKQWVRKLAEDGVLNSAADLFTLKKTDLLKYGGMGDKSAENFLKAIEKAKAEAPLWRLVAGLGIRHIGEQAARTLAARFKNLDELFGATLDDLTGLDGIGDVMAESVLDFRVDAANREMIDRFRELGVWPEGGAPAEEPSDELPLAGKVFIFTGTLPISRDEAWAMVEARGGIPVKSISKKVDYVVAGEKAGSKIAKAEKLGLEVIDFDAFKALLEGKTAKRQKSLLDF; encoded by the coding sequence ATGGTTCCCGAAAGCGTCGCCGAGCGCGTGGCCGAGCTGCGCCAAAAAATCGATCATCACAACTACCGCTACTACGTCCTGGACGACCCCGAGATCTCGGACCAGGAGTTCGACGTCCTGTTCCGCGAGCTGGCCGCCCTGGAGGCCGAACACCCTGAGCTGGACGATCCCAACTCGCCGACCAGGCGGGTGGGCGGGGAACCCGCGTCGGGCTTCACCCCCTACGAGCACGCCCTGCGCCTGTACTCCCTGGACAACGCCATGGACCTGGACGCCTGGTACGCCTTCCACGAGCGCGTGGCCAAGGGCGTGGGCCGGGCCGACGTGGCCTACTGGGCCGACCCCAAGATGGACGGCCTGGCCCTGGAGGTCATCTACGAGAACGGGCGCTATGTGCGCGCCGCCACGCGCGGCGACGGCCTGGTGGGCGAGGACGTGACCGCCAACATGCGCACGGTCATGAACCTGCCCCTGTCCCTGCACGGGGACGACGTGCCCGAACTCCTGGAGGTGCGCGGCGAGGTGGTCATGGCCAACAGGGATTTCGCGGCCCTGAACGCGCGCCAGGAGGAGAAGGGCGAGAAGGTCTTCGCCAACCCGCGCAACGCCGCAGCCGGGACCATCCGCCAGCTCGATCCCAAGGTGGCCGCCTCGCGCCCCCTGCGCTTCATGGCCTACGGCGTGGGCCGGGTGGAGTGGCCGGGCCGCGCCTCGGACTGGGCCACCCAGCAGGCGCTCATGGAAGGGCTGCGCGACCTCGGTTTCGCCATCCCGCCCGACGTGAAATTGTGCGCCTCGGCCAAGGCGGTGGCCGACTATTTTCAGCAGCTGGGGGCCATCCGGGCCACGCTGCCCTTCGAGATCGACGGCATGGTCGCCAAGGTCAACGACCGCGAGATGCAGGAGGCGCTCGGCTACACCGCCCGCGCCCCGCGCTGGGCCCTGGCCCTCAAGTTCCCGGCCCATCAGACCAGGACCCGGCTCAACGCCATCCGCGTCCAGGTGGGGCGCACCGGCGTGCTCACCCCGGTGGCCGAGCTCGAACCCGTGGAGCTTGCCGGGGTGGTGGTCTCCAACGCCACCCTGCACAACAAGGGGTACATCGCCGAGCGCGACCTGCGCGTGGGCGACACCGTGCTCATCCAGCGGGCGGGCGACGTCATCCCCCAGGTCCTGTCCGCCGACCTCGAACAGCGGCCCGAGAACGCCGAGCCCTTCGTCTTCCCCATGGTCTGCCCGGTCTGCGAAAGCCCGGCCGTGGAGGACGGCGAGCGGGTGGTCTGCACCAACCCGGCCTGTCCGGCCAAGACCGTGCAGCGCCTCATCCACTTCGTGTCCAAGGCGGGCATGGACATGGAGGGCGTGGGCAAGCAGTGGGTCCGCAAGTTGGCCGAGGATGGGGTCCTGAACTCCGCCGCCGACCTCTTCACCCTGAAGAAGACCGACCTGCTCAAGTACGGCGGCATGGGCGACAAGTCCGCGGAAAACTTTCTCAAGGCCATTGAAAAGGCCAAAGCGGAGGCCCCGCTGTGGCGGCTCGTCGCCGGGCTCGGCATCCGCCATATCGGCGAGCAGGCCGCGCGCACCCTGGCCGCCCGGTTCAAGAATCTCGACGAACTCTTCGGGGCCACCTTGGACGACCTCACCGGGCTGGACGGCATCGGCGACGTCATGGCCGAGTCCGTCCTGGACTTCCGCGTGGACGCGGCCAACCGCGAGATGATCGACCGATTCCGCGAGCTCGGCGTCTGGCCCGAGGGCGGGGCCCCGGCCGAGGAGCCGTCCGACGAACTCCCCCTGGCGGGCAAGGTCTTCATCTTCACCGGCACCCTGCCCATCTCCCGCGACGAGGCCTGGGCCATGGTCGAGGCGCGCGGCGGCATCCCGGTCAAGTCCATCTCCAAGAAGGTGGACTACGTGGTGGCGGGCGAAAAGGCCGGGTCCAAGATCGCCAAGGCCGAGAAGCTGGGCCTGGAAGTCATTGACTTTGACGCCTTTAAGGCTTTACTCGAAGGCAAGACCGCGAAAAGGCAAAAGTCCCTGCTGGACTTTTAA
- the dapB gene encoding 4-hydroxy-tetrahydrodipicolinate reductase, whose translation MTVDIVILGAKGRMGTMLVNQTLADEELNLVGACERKGNADGLHYEDCEISDCLEDLLPKVPGAVIIDFTAPEASVAMAKTAAKYGNPAVIGTTGLNPAQQAELAESARKTPIFWAPNMSVGINVLLKIMPLLVQALGENYDIEIVETHHKMKKDSPSGTALKLAQVLAEARGWNYDDVKKHCRDGIIGERPKKEIGVQTLRGGDVVGEHTMYFFGPGERIEVTHRAHSRETFAAGALRAAKWLAGQKPGKLYNMADIF comes from the coding sequence ATGACCGTGGATATCGTCATCCTGGGGGCCAAGGGCCGCATGGGCACCATGCTGGTCAACCAGACCCTGGCCGACGAGGAACTGAACCTGGTGGGCGCGTGCGAGCGCAAGGGCAATGCCGACGGCCTGCACTACGAGGACTGTGAAATCTCCGATTGCCTCGAAGACCTGCTGCCCAAGGTGCCCGGCGCGGTGATTATCGACTTCACCGCCCCGGAAGCATCCGTGGCCATGGCCAAGACCGCCGCCAAATACGGCAACCCCGCGGTCATCGGCACCACCGGCCTGAACCCCGCCCAGCAGGCCGAACTGGCCGAGTCCGCCAGGAAAACCCCCATCTTCTGGGCCCCGAACATGTCCGTTGGCATCAACGTCCTGCTCAAGATCATGCCCCTGCTGGTCCAGGCCCTGGGCGAAAACTACGACATCGAGATCGTCGAGACCCATCACAAGATGAAAAAGGACTCGCCCAGCGGCACCGCCCTCAAGCTGGCCCAGGTCCTGGCCGAGGCGCGCGGCTGGAACTACGACGACGTCAAGAAGCACTGCCGCGACGGCATCATCGGCGAACGGCCCAAAAAGGAGATCGGCGTCCAGACCCTGCGCGGCGGCGACGTGGTCGGCGAACACACCATGTACTTCTTCGGACCCGGCGAACGCATCGAAGTCACCCACCGCGCCCATTCCCGCGAGACCTTCGCAGCAGGCGCCCTGCGCGCCGCCAAATGGCTCGCCGGCCAGAAGCCCGGCAAACTCTACAACATGGCCGATATCTTCTAG
- the cls gene encoding cardiolipin synthase: MMIMESLETSFLLGLASLLYSAMEITGIVTAVIAVRETRTPQGAVAWAISLVTFPIISLPLYWIFGRSKFHGYVDAMRTGRAEFQRRIGRNHDVPRVTPLSERLFPHSPHTVFETLAESPFLGGNDMELLVDGPATFKAIFAAVEGAERYVLIQFYIVHDDDLGREFGELLVSKAREGVHIRFLYDELGSYKTPAAYWDTLRAAGIEAFPFHTTRGPGNRFQLNFRNHRKIVVVDGHTAFIGGHNVGTEYLGHKDNGYGGWRDTHARISGPAVLPIQVCFGKDWYWATSEIPELDLSMPAKRGSAEVLALPTGPVDPLENCSLMFIQAIASAKKRFWIASPYFVPDTSVMKALQMASMRGVDVRIMLPRKPDHLLVYLAGFACLKELNCPGIRVFRYDDGFLHQKVFLADDVLAGVGTANLDNRSFRLNFEITMLIEEPGFCKDVETMFLNDFNHCVETGLTEYDEKNILHQTIIRFARLLSPIL, encoded by the coding sequence ATGATGATTATGGAATCCCTGGAAACGTCCTTCCTGCTCGGCCTGGCCAGCCTGCTCTACTCGGCCATGGAAATCACGGGCATCGTCACGGCCGTCATCGCCGTGCGCGAAACCCGCACCCCGCAGGGGGCCGTGGCCTGGGCCATCTCCCTGGTCACCTTCCCGATCATCTCCCTGCCGCTCTACTGGATATTCGGCCGGTCCAAATTCCACGGCTACGTGGACGCCATGCGCACCGGCCGGGCCGAGTTCCAGCGGCGCATCGGCAGGAACCACGACGTGCCCAGGGTCACGCCCCTGTCCGAACGCCTGTTCCCCCACTCCCCGCACACGGTCTTCGAGACCCTGGCCGAATCGCCCTTCCTGGGCGGCAACGACATGGAGTTGCTGGTCGACGGCCCGGCCACCTTCAAGGCCATCTTCGCCGCCGTGGAAGGGGCCGAACGCTACGTGCTCATCCAGTTCTACATCGTCCACGACGACGACCTGGGCAGGGAATTCGGGGAACTGCTCGTAAGCAAGGCCCGCGAAGGGGTCCACATCCGCTTCCTGTACGACGAGCTCGGCAGCTACAAGACCCCGGCCGCCTATTGGGACACCCTGCGCGCCGCGGGCATCGAGGCCTTCCCCTTCCACACCACGCGCGGACCGGGCAACCGCTTCCAGCTCAACTTCCGCAACCACCGCAAGATCGTGGTCGTGGACGGCCACACCGCCTTCATCGGCGGCCACAACGTGGGCACCGAATACCTCGGCCACAAGGACAACGGCTACGGCGGTTGGCGCGACACCCACGCCCGGATCTCCGGCCCGGCCGTGCTGCCCATCCAGGTCTGCTTCGGCAAGGACTGGTACTGGGCCACCAGCGAAATCCCGGAACTCGACCTGTCCATGCCCGCCAAACGCGGCTCGGCAGAGGTCCTGGCCCTGCCCACCGGCCCGGTGGACCCCCTGGAGAACTGCTCGCTCATGTTCATCCAGGCCATCGCCTCGGCCAAGAAACGGTTCTGGATCGCCAGCCCCTACTTCGTGCCCGACACCTCGGTCATGAAGGCCCTGCAAATGGCCTCCATGCGCGGCGTGGACGTGCGCATCATGCTCCCGCGCAAGCCCGACCACCTGCTCGTCTACCTGGCCGGTTTCGCCTGTCTCAAGGAACTGAACTGCCCCGGCATCCGGGTCTTCCGCTACGACGACGGCTTCCTGCACCAGAAGGTCTTCCTGGCCGACGACGTCCTGGCCGGGGTCGGTACCGCCAACCTCGACAACCGCTCCTTCCGCCTCAACTTCGAAATCACCATGCTCATCGAGGAACCCGGCTTCTGCAAGGACGTCGAAACCATGTTCCTCAACGACTTCAACCACTGCGTCGAAACCGGCCTCACCGAATACGACGAAAAAAATATCCTCCACCAAACCATCATCCGCTTCGCCCGCCTGCTCTCGCCCATTTTGTAG
- a CDS encoding MATE family efflux transporter: MQDNPAEAARHPFLDRPNRTLIRMAVPVLFSLVAEPLTGLADTAFVARLPGSEPVAALGVGTMAFSAIFWAFTFLGIATQTEVAHSVGRGEPERAVKVVSLAGLLAAGIGLILLAGSIWFLPPIAAVFGAEGLVNDLACDYMFYRLLGAPAVLVTLACFGGLRGAQDMRTPLYVAVGINLVNVVLDWLLIFGHGSFPPMGVAGAAIASTISQWIGAFWCLIAVHRTLGLTWRMRGAGLARLMRVGGDLFLRTGAVLVFLALCTRVANRFGADQGAAFQAIRQFFLFSALFLDAFAITGQSLVGYFLGAGDRERARRVAKLVCWWSFGTGVALCLVMLLCTDLVAWLLVPPAAYAVFGPGWIVVSLSQPIGSLSFATDGIHWGTGDFAYLRNSMLAASAVGGACVLAVETVRPEHVLVYIWLASALWTFIRAGFGLARIWPGVGNAPLKG, from the coding sequence GTGCAGGACAATCCGGCGGAAGCCGCGCGACATCCCTTTCTGGACAGGCCCAACCGGACGCTTATCCGCATGGCCGTGCCCGTGCTCTTTTCCCTGGTGGCCGAGCCGCTGACCGGGCTGGCGGACACGGCCTTCGTGGCCCGGCTGCCTGGCTCGGAGCCCGTGGCCGCGCTGGGCGTGGGCACCATGGCCTTTTCGGCCATCTTCTGGGCGTTCACCTTCCTCGGCATCGCCACCCAGACCGAGGTGGCGCACAGCGTGGGCCGGGGCGAGCCGGAACGCGCGGTCAAGGTTGTCTCCCTGGCCGGGCTCCTGGCCGCGGGCATCGGCCTGATCCTGCTGGCCGGGTCCATCTGGTTCCTGCCGCCCATCGCGGCCGTGTTCGGGGCCGAGGGGCTGGTCAACGACCTGGCCTGCGACTACATGTTCTACCGGCTGCTCGGCGCGCCCGCCGTGCTGGTCACCCTGGCCTGTTTCGGCGGCCTGCGCGGGGCCCAGGACATGCGCACGCCGCTCTACGTGGCCGTGGGCATCAACCTGGTCAACGTGGTCCTGGACTGGCTGCTCATCTTCGGGCACGGCTCGTTTCCGCCCATGGGCGTGGCCGGTGCGGCCATCGCCAGCACCATCAGCCAATGGATCGGGGCGTTCTGGTGCCTGATCGCGGTCCATCGCACCCTGGGGCTGACCTGGCGCATGCGCGGCGCGGGCCTGGCCCGGCTCATGCGCGTGGGCGGGGATCTGTTCCTGCGCACCGGGGCGGTGCTGGTCTTCCTGGCCCTGTGCACGCGGGTGGCCAACCGGTTCGGCGCGGACCAGGGCGCGGCCTTCCAGGCCATTCGGCAGTTTTTCCTCTTTTCGGCCCTGTTCCTCGACGCCTTCGCCATCACCGGCCAGAGCCTGGTGGGCTATTTCCTGGGCGCGGGCGACCGCGAGCGGGCCCGCAGGGTGGCCAAGCTGGTCTGCTGGTGGAGTTTCGGCACGGGCGTGGCCCTGTGCCTGGTCATGCTGCTCTGCACGGACCTGGTGGCCTGGCTGCTGGTGCCGCCCGCGGCCTACGCGGTGTTCGGGCCGGGCTGGATCGTGGTCTCCCTGTCCCAGCCCATCGGCTCCCTGTCCTTTGCCACGGACGGCATCCACTGGGGCACCGGCGACTTCGCCTACCTGCGCAACAGCATGCTGGCGGCCTCGGCCGTGGGCGGGGCGTGTGTCCTGGCCGTGGAGACGGTCCGGCCGGAGCACGTCCTGGTCTACATCTGGCTGGCCTCGGCCCTGTGGACCTTCATCCGGGCGGGCTTCGGCCTGGCGCGCATCTGGCCCGGCGTGGGCAACGCCCCGCTCAAGGGGTAG
- a CDS encoding Hpt domain-containing protein has product MIGISPKAVDTVEKEIVDSKFLESMADRRPFMKRMFTVFISQEPKRIQNIRDALTSGDVEKLRHLAHSLKGGAATIGVERVRDCCLQLENACRAGDLHSALALMDHLEEEMRHAYEFMFNYLAEH; this is encoded by the coding sequence ATGATCGGTATTTCCCCAAAGGCGGTAGATACGGTGGAAAAGGAAATAGTGGACAGCAAATTCCTGGAATCCATGGCGGATCGGCGTCCGTTCATGAAACGGATGTTCACCGTGTTCATCTCCCAGGAGCCCAAGAGAATCCAGAACATCAGGGACGCCCTGACCTCCGGGGACGTGGAAAAGCTTCGCCACCTGGCCCACTCCCTCAAGGGCGGGGCGGCCACCATCGGCGTGGAACGGGTGCGCGACTGCTGTCTCCAGCTCGAAAACGCCTGCAGGGCGGGCGACCTGCACTCGGCCCTGGCCCTCATGGACCACCTTGAAGAGGAGATGCGTCACGCCTACGAATTCATGTTCAACTATCTGGCCGAGCACTGA
- a CDS encoding CPBP family intramembrane glutamic endopeptidase has product MPGPFLWIEFLALFGLTPLLHALGWLPVPKIPLLLTIAAACLLYLDRNGFLRKTDFFVFLGENTRNLRAIALRTLAVALLSVAIMLIFIPDGLFEFPRTRPLLWLTVMALYPLLSAFPQEAVYRAFLFRRYAPILKSESARTWASALTFSFLHVVFGNWVAVVLTLPAGFIFARIYRRTGSLLLASLEHAAYGCIVFTVGLGRFFYNPG; this is encoded by the coding sequence ATGCCCGGCCCGTTCCTGTGGATCGAATTCCTGGCCCTGTTCGGCCTGACCCCGCTGCTCCACGCCCTGGGCTGGCTGCCCGTGCCCAAAATCCCCCTGCTCCTGACCATCGCGGCCGCCTGCCTCCTCTATCTCGACAGGAACGGATTCCTTCGAAAAACGGATTTTTTCGTTTTTTTGGGTGAAAATACACGCAATTTGCGGGCCATCGCCCTCCGCACCCTGGCCGTGGCCCTGCTTTCCGTGGCCATCATGCTCATTTTCATCCCGGACGGGCTCTTTGAGTTCCCCCGCACCCGGCCGCTCCTGTGGCTGACCGTCATGGCCCTCTACCCGCTCCTGTCCGCCTTCCCCCAGGAGGCCGTGTACCGGGCCTTCCTCTTCCGGCGCTACGCCCCCATCCTGAAATCCGAATCCGCCCGCACCTGGGCCAGCGCGCTGACCTTCTCCTTCCTGCACGTGGTCTTCGGCAACTGGGTGGCCGTGGTCTTGACCCTCCCGGCGGGCTTCATCTTCGCCCGGATCTACCGCAGGACCGGGTCACTCCTCCTCGCCTCCCTGGAACACGCGGCCTACGGCTGCATCGTCTTCACCGTGGGGCTCGGCCGATTCTTCTACAATCCCGGCTGA
- a CDS encoding substrate-binding periplasmic protein, translating to MFHRRPLSVVVWMLLACACQMHPAVAGDAVTFALFTRGWPPFEMVVDGEPEGAALDIFRASMPDGVGTSVKLIPASRSMLRTPGDDIYTRLECREWIDDADNYLWSGPVLTLRTVLLSRRNRPVEYTDASSLHGLTIGCIKSYSYPEVEPLFRSGKAYRYDVNSDVVLLRMLKAGRVDAALFDQYTVRWIIRKSSELSMADFHVAARPLGSAELRFVFNRHPGWEARLPEIDARIRTNREDGVYERIMDRY from the coding sequence GTGTTCCATAGGCGTCCCCTGTCCGTGGTCGTATGGATGCTCCTGGCCTGTGCGTGCCAGATGCATCCGGCCGTGGCCGGGGACGCCGTCACCTTCGCCCTGTTCACCAGGGGGTGGCCGCCCTTCGAGATGGTCGTGGACGGCGAACCCGAGGGAGCGGCCCTGGATATCTTCCGGGCCTCCATGCCCGACGGCGTCGGGACCTCCGTCAAGTTGATCCCGGCCTCGCGCAGCATGCTCCGGACGCCGGGGGACGATATCTACACCCGGCTGGAGTGCCGGGAATGGATCGACGACGCCGACAACTACCTGTGGAGCGGACCGGTGCTGACCCTGCGGACCGTGCTCCTGTCAAGGCGCAACCGGCCCGTGGAATACACGGACGCGTCGAGTCTGCACGGTCTGACCATCGGCTGCATCAAGAGCTACAGCTATCCCGAGGTGGAACCGTTGTTCAGGAGCGGCAAGGCCTACCGCTACGACGTGAACAGCGACGTGGTCCTGCTGCGCATGCTCAAGGCGGGCCGGGTGGACGCGGCCCTGTTCGACCAGTACACGGTGCGCTGGATCATCCGCAAATCGTCGGAACTGTCCATGGCCGACTTCCATGTGGCGGCCCGGCCCCTGGGCAGCGCGGAGCTGCGTTTCGTCTTCAACCGCCATCCCGGCTGGGAGGCGCGTCTGCCCGAGATCGACGCGCGCATCCGGACCAACCGGGAGGACGGCGTGTACGAGCGTATCATGGACCGCTACTGA
- a CDS encoding ACT domain-containing protein, whose product MKVDQLSIFLENRAGRLAEVTRILSEAGVNIRALSLADTSDFGILRLIVSDFEKAKTKLKEAGFTVGRTSVVAVEVNDQPGGLHTILSMLQEAGINVEYMYAFVQQSGDSAVLIFRFDRTDQGIELLKKNNINIIPGDKLYTM is encoded by the coding sequence ATGAAAGTCGATCAACTCTCCATATTTCTGGAAAACCGGGCCGGACGCCTGGCCGAAGTCACCCGCATCCTGTCCGAGGCCGGGGTGAACATCCGCGCCCTGTCCCTGGCCGACACCTCGGACTTCGGCATCCTGCGCCTGATCGTGTCCGACTTCGAAAAGGCCAAGACCAAGCTGAAGGAAGCGGGCTTCACCGTGGGCCGCACCTCGGTGGTGGCCGTGGAGGTCAACGACCAGCCCGGCGGCCTGCACACCATCCTGAGCATGCTCCAGGAGGCGGGCATCAACGTGGAGTACATGTACGCCTTCGTCCAGCAGTCCGGCGACTCGGCGGTCCTCATCTTCCGCTTCGACCGCACGGACCAGGGCATCGAGCTGCTCAAAAAGAACAACATCAACATCATCCCCGGGGACAAGCTCTACACCATGTAG
- a CDS encoding phenylacetate--CoA ligase family protein, with translation MIYDVKNETLPREEMEALQLRRLKSLCERVYANVPFYKKKFDEKGVKPQDIKSLKDITLLPFTVKQDLRDQYPFGMFAVPKDQIVRIHSSSGTTGTATVVGYTKRDIENWGELVARCMMAAGASAADTVHNAYGYGLFTGGLGAHYGAEALGATVVPVSGGSTRRQVTLLKDFAPDVICCTPSYALFLAETGLEMGIDIRDLPLRIGIFGAEPWTNEMRADIEKKLGITAIDIYGLSEVMGPGVAIECAAAQDGLHIQEDHFLAETIDPVSGEPVGPGEEGELVFTTLTKEGIPLIRYRTRDLTTLNYTPCKCGRTTVRMKRVTGRSDDMLIIRGVNVFPSQIESILIDTEGLTPHYQLIVERQGNLDTLEVRVEVNESLFSDEIKSLQRVESKVMKNIKEFLGVTAKVKLVEPKSIERSLGKAKRIIDNRQKD, from the coding sequence ATGATCTACGACGTGAAGAACGAGACCCTGCCCAGGGAGGAAATGGAAGCGCTCCAGCTGCGCAGGCTCAAATCCCTGTGCGAACGGGTTTATGCCAACGTCCCGTTCTACAAGAAAAAATTTGACGAAAAGGGCGTCAAGCCCCAGGACATCAAGAGCCTGAAGGACATCACCCTGCTGCCGTTCACGGTCAAGCAGGACCTCCGCGACCAGTATCCCTTCGGCATGTTCGCCGTGCCCAAGGACCAGATCGTCCGCATTCACTCCTCCTCCGGAACCACGGGCACGGCCACCGTGGTCGGCTACACCAAGCGCGACATCGAGAACTGGGGCGAACTCGTGGCCCGGTGCATGATGGCCGCCGGCGCGTCCGCCGCGGACACCGTGCACAACGCCTACGGCTACGGCCTGTTCACGGGCGGCCTGGGCGCGCACTACGGGGCCGAGGCCCTGGGCGCCACCGTGGTGCCCGTGTCCGGCGGCTCCACCCGCAGGCAGGTCACCCTGCTCAAGGACTTCGCCCCGGACGTCATCTGCTGCACCCCGTCCTACGCCCTGTTCCTGGCCGAGACCGGCCTGGAGATGGGCATCGACATCCGCGATCTGCCCCTGCGCATCGGCATCTTCGGGGCCGAGCCCTGGACCAACGAGATGCGCGCGGATATCGAGAAGAAGCTCGGCATCACGGCCATCGACATCTACGGCCTGTCCGAGGTCATGGGCCCCGGCGTGGCCATCGAGTGCGCCGCCGCCCAGGACGGCCTGCACATCCAGGAGGACCACTTCCTGGCCGAGACCATCGACCCGGTCAGCGGCGAACCCGTGGGCCCGGGCGAGGAAGGCGAGCTGGTCTTCACCACCCTGACCAAGGAAGGCATCCCGCTCATCCGCTACCGCACCCGCGACCTGACCACCCTGAACTACACGCCGTGCAAGTGCGGCCGCACCACCGTGCGCATGAAGCGCGTCACCGGCCGGTCCGACGACATGCTCATCATCCGGGGCGTCAACGTGTTCCCGTCCCAGATCGAGTCCATCCTCATCGACACCGAGGGGCTGACCCCGCACTACCAGCTCATCGTCGAACGCCAGGGCAACCTCGACACCCTGGAGGTCCGGGTGGAAGTCAACGAGTCCCTGTTCTCGGACGAGATCAAGAGTTTACAGCGTGTGGAATCAAAGGTAATGAAGAACATTAAGGAATTCCTGGGCGTCACCGCCAAGGTCAAACTGGTCGAGCCCAAGTCCATCGAACGGTCCCTGGGCAAGGCCAAGCGCATCATCGACAACCGTCAGAAGGACTAG